A stretch of Deltaproteobacteria bacterium DNA encodes these proteins:
- a CDS encoding pilus assembly protein encodes MRTVRARLRSQAGQSVAEFAIVAPIMVMIVLYATFFTDAFKVKLKNQEAAIFASWEFASLPLSDYNQNKHDPLYQQAKQRILADVNDKYQFFDSSNPASSNPTIQDKTFISVKAFKIADSDFTNDPVPIVSTQGAKSVPGIGGLLGSLGGVANNGINAVVGMWGFDKNGMMTVKTHSTYQNVILPSGFLDTHFHAPMVKQLANFQLDDSASVVMDPWTVNDGRDVDLKTTSEDGEVMGSIGGNTHEHPFARQVGQMSFLGLRSKIGGVTSKVSRFAQFLGLGDPLANPVVSLNYTHGDINPPGMAPSEPDTVGATKHGMVSYKNVENRDSDHGIKLFHTEPFRDHISYANSLNAQVFAGNGPYYMGCPTDQAPDPTKCH; translated from the coding sequence ATGCGAACCGTGCGCGCGAGGCTCCGCAGTCAGGCCGGCCAGTCGGTGGCGGAGTTCGCCATCGTCGCGCCGATCATGGTGATGATCGTGCTGTACGCCACGTTCTTCACCGACGCCTTCAAGGTGAAGCTCAAGAACCAGGAGGCGGCCATCTTCGCCTCGTGGGAGTTCGCGTCGCTGCCGCTCTCCGACTACAACCAGAACAAGCACGACCCGCTCTACCAGCAGGCGAAGCAGCGCATCCTCGCCGACGTGAACGACAAGTATCAGTTCTTCGATTCGTCGAACCCGGCCTCGTCGAACCCCACGATCCAGGACAAGACCTTCATCTCCGTGAAGGCCTTCAAGATCGCGGACAGCGACTTCACCAACGACCCGGTGCCCATCGTGAGCACCCAGGGCGCCAAGAGCGTGCCCGGCATCGGCGGCCTGCTCGGCTCGCTGGGCGGCGTGGCCAACAACGGCATCAACGCCGTGGTGGGCATGTGGGGCTTCGACAAGAACGGCATGATGACCGTGAAGACCCACTCCACGTACCAGAACGTCATCCTGCCCTCAGGCTTCCTGGATACGCACTTCCACGCGCCCATGGTGAAGCAGCTCGCCAACTTCCAGCTCGACGACTCGGCCTCGGTGGTGATGGACCCCTGGACCGTCAACGACGGCCGCGACGTGGACCTCAAGACCACCAGCGAGGACGGCGAGGTGATGGGCAGCATCGGCGGCAACACCCACGAGCACCCGTTCGCGCGCCAGGTGGGGCAGATGTCGTTCTTGGGCCTGCGCTCGAAGATCGGCGGCGTGACCAGCAAGGTCTCGCGCTTCGCCCAGTTCCTCGGCCTCGGTGACCCGCTGGCCAACCCGGTGGTCTCGCTCAACTACACCCACGGCGACATCAACCCGCCGGGCATGGCGCCGTCCGAGCCCGACACCGTGGGCGCCACCAAGCACGGCATGGTGAGCTACAAGAACGTGGAGAACCGCGACTCCGACCACGGCATCAAGCTCTTCCACACCGAGCCGTTCCGCGATCACATCTCGTACGCGAACTCGCTCAACGCGCAGGTCTTCGCCGGCAACGGCCCGTACTACATGGGCTGCCCGACCGACCAGGCGCCTGACCCCACGAAGTGCCACTGA
- a CDS encoding Tad domain-containing protein, whose translation MFRLFDRIRRDEEGQSMVLACMALLILALGVMTTINLGRTIHQRIGLQNTADASAYSMAVVEARTFNFFAFTNRAQVVHYVSAMCIQSYISLISFLLACLAEIVGVFDTIGQICKKTCLKPACAALQLVPGLDVLLDIAATVSTVLDNLLNVLNKIFDAIDVFLGRVIIPALQVLNELMYAFDKLLAEAIFVSDLPFGYDEIINKNDDQVSNGGLAKTVTGLLTANIYNDAFEKTAGGQPLGGIGSLPDNKFRTGDADPNPAKRVMTEVANASRYIGDNFITERINPLENLPFGKELATAIPLKKFGQTKLLSVPIQDEMKNMIRVKAPDYSQFAQGNSLGADDLFWIGYDIPLIDKLSWGEDNVKKWNQDPDGADKGGQGAKSDAFKVSVWAERNGGEHWRLDPNNPIDKKCLCLLGLGCSFCACSLDWYFAKIGRYDQNNGDGNHPWQGITPFMNFNISGSGHQDIFFNQPSTFSLLDKSYDKMIKNSAGDSDPNRLKGSTLGTGKSALAVATPDGAANVKTYNDISMPTPFQSGSLNVISRGMAYYHRPHNWEEQPNWFNPYWRAKLDPVLLGTAQATNFPGGKQLYNLGGGALQKVLDKVLVH comes from the coding sequence ATGTTCCGACTCTTCGACAGGATCCGTCGCGACGAAGAGGGCCAGTCCATGGTCCTCGCGTGCATGGCGCTGCTCATCCTCGCCCTGGGCGTGATGACCACCATCAACCTCGGGCGCACCATCCACCAGCGCATCGGGTTGCAGAACACCGCCGACGCCTCGGCCTATTCGATGGCGGTCGTCGAGGCGCGCACCTTCAACTTCTTCGCTTTCACCAACCGTGCGCAGGTCGTGCACTACGTGTCAGCGATGTGCATCCAGAGCTACATCTCGCTGATCTCGTTCTTGCTCGCGTGCCTCGCGGAGATCGTGGGCGTCTTCGATACAATAGGTCAAATATGTAAGAAGACATGTTTGAAACCTGCATGTGCTGCCTTGCAGCTCGTGCCAGGCCTCGACGTGTTGCTCGACATCGCGGCCACGGTGTCGACGGTTCTCGATAATCTACTCAACGTATTAAATAAGATATTCGACGCGATCGACGTGTTCCTCGGGCGGGTGATCATCCCCGCGCTCCAGGTCTTGAACGAACTGATGTACGCGTTCGACAAGCTCCTCGCGGAGGCGATCTTCGTCTCGGATCTGCCCTTCGGCTACGACGAGATCATCAACAAGAACGACGATCAGGTCTCGAACGGCGGCCTGGCCAAGACCGTCACCGGCCTGCTCACGGCCAACATCTACAACGACGCCTTCGAGAAGACGGCCGGCGGCCAGCCGCTCGGCGGCATTGGCTCGCTGCCGGACAACAAGTTCCGCACCGGCGACGCCGACCCGAACCCCGCCAAGCGCGTGATGACCGAGGTGGCCAACGCCAGCCGCTACATCGGCGACAACTTCATCACCGAGCGTATCAACCCGCTCGAGAACCTGCCCTTCGGCAAAGAGCTGGCCACGGCCATTCCGCTCAAGAAGTTCGGCCAGACCAAGCTGCTCAGCGTCCCCATCCAGGACGAGATGAAGAACATGATCCGGGTGAAGGCGCCCGACTACTCGCAGTTCGCGCAGGGCAACTCCCTCGGCGCCGACGACCTCTTCTGGATTGGCTACGACATCCCGCTCATCGACAAGCTCTCGTGGGGCGAGGACAACGTGAAGAAGTGGAACCAGGACCCCGACGGCGCCGACAAGGGCGGGCAGGGGGCCAAGAGCGACGCGTTCAAGGTGAGCGTCTGGGCCGAGCGCAACGGCGGCGAGCACTGGCGGCTCGATCCCAACAACCCCATCGACAAGAAGTGCTTGTGCCTGCTCGGCTTAGGCTGCTCGTTCTGCGCCTGCAGCCTGGATTGGTACTTCGCCAAGATCGGCCGGTACGACCAGAACAACGGCGACGGGAACCACCCGTGGCAGGGCATCACGCCGTTCATGAACTTCAACATCTCCGGCAGCGGCCACCAGGACATCTTCTTCAACCAGCCCTCCACCTTCTCGCTGCTCGACAAGAGCTACGACAAGATGATCAAGAACTCGGCGGGCGACTCCGACCCGAACCGGCTCAAGGGCTCGACGCTCGGCACCGGCAAGAGCGCGCTCGCGGTGGCCACGCCCGACGGCGCCGCGAACGTGAAGACCTACAACGACATCAGCATGCCCACGCCGTTCCAGAGCGGCTCGCTGAACGTCATCAGCCGCGGCATGGCCTACTACCACCGCCCGCACAACTGGGAGGAGCAGCCCAACTGGTTCAACCCGTACTGGCGCGCCAAGCTCGACCCGGTGCTCCTCGGCACGGCTCAAGCCACCAACTTCCCGGGCGGCAAGCAGCTCTACAACCTGGGCGGTGGCGCCTTGCAGAAGGTCCTCGACAAGGTCCTGGTGCACTGA